The sequence GTTTTCGGGACGGGACTGAACCGTCCACTGGATAGCTGGCTTGGGAATGTTATTCGAGAGATCAATTTCCACAACGAAGCCAACCGGCCCGCCGGCCGTTTGGCGATCTCCGTCGACATCCCTTCCGGGCTGAATTCAGACCTCTCCGAACCGATCGGTGAAGCGTTTCAGGCAGACATTACGGTCGCATTCTCGGCTCCCAAACCTGCAAATGTGCTGGCACCCGCGTCGAGTTACGGAGGCGAACTGATCGTTGCTGAGATCGGCTCGCCATCTGAGTTCGTTGAGCAGTTCGAATCCCAAATGTATCTGGCCGATTGTGACGATGCGTACAACTGGCTGTTCGAAACGCCATTTCTACACGATTCCTACAAAAACAAACGCGGTCACGCCCTGATCGCTGCTGGTTCTGAGGATTATTCCGGTGCAGCGGTTTTGGCCGGGAATGCGGCGATGCGGTCGGGGGTTGGGTTGGTGACGTTGGCGTGTCCGGCGGGGGCCAAGGCTGAGATCGCGTCGCGGTTGCTGCCGGAGGTGATACTTTCGACCATCGAGTCGGAAGAGTTTGGCGGGCATCTTGAAAAGGCCGATGCGATCGCTGTTGGGTGTGGGCTCGATGCAAATGATGAAGAAATTGAGAAGATTGTTCGCAAGATCGTCGCGACGCGGACAAAGCCTGTCATCGTCGATGCGGGCGCCCTGTCAGTCCTTGCACCAAACTCCGATAATGCGAACTGGCCGCCCGCTTACGCAGGCGGTTCTGACCTGATACTGACGCCGCACGAGGGCGAGTTTTTGCGGCTGCTCGGGACGGATGACACGGACGCGGTGAAAGATCGAGTTGCCGCTGTTCGTGACTTTGCCACAAAAAATGACGTCATCCTCGTACTGAAAGGTGAACGTGTGTTGATCGGTCATCCCGACGGCCGCGTTGTCGTTAATCCGACAGGAAACTCGGGCTTAGGCAAGGCGGGGAATGGCGACACGCTGACGGGAATTCTAGCGGGCTTTGTCGCGCAGGCGGGAACGATGGGCATTGACATATTCGAGACAGTCGTCGCGGCCGTTTATGTGGCCGGAATGGCCGGTGATGCTGCCGAGAAAAAGTATGGAAAGCGTGTAATGACCGCGTCGGATGTGCGTGAATGTCTGGCTGAGGTGTTTGACGAGCTAAGCAGCAGATGACCGGTGAATATCCCTCAACCTCGCCCGACGAGACGTTCGGACTCGGTGAAAAGCTCGGCAATTCGCTCACATCGGGCGATATTGTGCTGCTCTACGGCGGCCTCGGAACCGGAAAGACGCTGCTGACCAAGGGCATCTTGCACGGGCTTGACGACGACGTCGATGAGGTGACCAGCCCGAGTTTTGCGCTCGTTAATCTCTATCGGACGCCGCGATTTGATGTCTTTCATATAGACCTCTGGCGGCTCGATGCGTCGGATGATCCAGCCAGTGATGTCGGCCTTGAGGAAATACTCGCTAATGACGACGCTGTAACGATCATCGAGTGGGCGGATCGGCTAAAAGCTGTCCCTGAAGGGCACCGGATAATTACGATCGAGATAACCGGTGATGGTGATTCGCTCCGTGAGATAGTCATTAGGCAATGATGGATGCTGAGGCAAAAGGCTTGACCGCAGTAGCATCGGTGGATGCTATTCATTTGGCGAGGGATGAGAGGCTCTTCAATCGCGAACTGAGCTGGCTCGAATTCAACCGTCGAGTGCTCGGCGAGGCGCTCGATGAAACGCTGCCGGTGCTGGAGAGGGTCAAGTTCCTTTCGATCTTCTCTACCAATCTCGACGAGTTCTTTATGATCCGCGTCTCCGGGCTGATGCAGCAGCAAGCCGAGGGTGTCAGCAGGCTATCACCTGACGGGCTGACCTCGGCCGAGCAACTCAGCGCGATTCGAGAGCGGCTGCAGCCGATGCTTAGGCTTCAGGCTAAGTATCTGAGGAAGAAAGTCTTTGCTGACCTAAAGAAGGCGGGAATCAAGATCGAACGATATGAGAGCTTGACGCTATCGGAAAAGAGGCAGCTTGACGAATATTTCCGGGCGAATATCTTCCCATTGCTGACACCTCAGGCCATTGATCGCAACCAACCTTTTCCGTATGTATCAAACCTTAATCTGAACCTCGGACTCTATATCTCGGCTGATCCCTTAACCGAAACTGAAGTCATCCATACGAACGGCGGAAGGCGTCTCGTACGGATAAAAGTCCCACCGGCCGTTCCCAGGTTAATTCCGGTTGGTTCGGGTATGAGGAGATTCGTGTTGGCCGAGGACGTGGTTTCAGCGAACGTGGGTGAGCTATTTCCCGGGATGAAGGCCGGCGAGGTATTTCTCTTTCGCGTGACGCGTGACGCCGAGATCGAACTGCGGCAAGACGAGGCCGGCGATCTTCTCAGTACGCTTGAACGCGAACTGCGTCGCCGCGACGACCGCTTTCCAGTCCGCCTTGAGGTTGCCGGAGCGATGCCGGACAAGATGGTCAAACAGCTTGCAAAAGGCATTGGCGTATCCCGTAACGATGTGGAGCGCGTCGAAGGCTTCTTCAATATCTCGGACCTGATGCAGCTTTACGACCTCGATCGTTCGGACCTGAAGGACCTACCGTTTCGGACAGTCTTTCCTCAGATGATGCAACAGCCTGAGAGTATATTTGCCATCCTCAAGCGCGGCGACATTCTGCTCCATCATCCCTACACGTCGTTCGAGGCGGTTACGGATCTTCTCGCTGAGGCAGCAGAGGATCCAGAGGTACAAGCGATAAAGATATGCCTCTACCGCACGGGAAAGGACTCGCAAGTCGTTGATTCGCTGATCGAAGCAAGCCGCCGAGGAAAGCAAGTGACGGCGCTTGTTGAGCTTATGGCCCGGTTCGATGAGGAGAACAATATCGAGTGGGCGAGACGACTGGAAAACGCGGGCGTTCAAGTCGTCTACGGTATCAAGGGCATAAAGACGCACGGCAAGGTCCTGCTTGTGGTTCGCCGCGAACACGACGGTTTGCGGTCCTATGTACATATCTCGACAGGTAATTACAATCGGATAACCGCCGCGACTTACACGGACGTCGGGCTCCTGACCGCAGATCGGGAGATCACCGGTGATGCCACGGAACTGTTCAACTTTCTGACGGGATACTCTCGTCCCGTGGAATGGAAGCGCCTGATCATATCACCCGTGGATCTGCGCGAATGGCTGATCTCTCTCATCCGCCGCGAGGCCCAAAACAAGCAGGACGGCCGGCCGGCGCGGATCATCATCAAGGCGAACAGCCTGACTGATGTTGAGGTCATTGAAGAGTTGTATTCGGCGTCCCAGGCCGGTGTGGACATCGACCTGGTGATCCGGGGAATTTGCTGTCTCAGGCCTGGTGTTAAGGGCATGTCCGAGAACATTCGTGTTCGTTCGATCGTCGGCCGTTTTCTCGAACACAGCAGGATATATTCATTTGCCAGTGGCGGCGAAGATAAGGTTTATATCGGCAGTTCCGACATCATGCAACGCAACTTTGACCGTCGTGTCGAGGTTCTGGTGCCCGTGCTTAACGCGGCGGCGCGACGATACCTGACGGACACGGTCCTCGACGCGTATCTCCGTGATCAGGCGAACGCATGGGCGCTCATGCCGGACGGTTCTTATGAGAGGGTTGCGGCAAACGGGTGCGGTTTCGATTCGCAGGCCTTCTTTATCGGGCGAGACACGCTGGATTAGTTGCGACGCTTCTTTTTTCGACTGAATCGAGACTCGATCACGCCGCTGCGGGTTGTCCGGCCGAATCTGAGCGTAAGCCGTGGGTAGCCGCGAGCCTCGGATTCGAGCTCGTCGGCACCGAGCAGCCTCTCCGCTCGTCTGATCTCTCTCGTCGGACCTTCGATCTCCATATAAAAACCAAATGGCAACTCGTCAAGAACTACCTCGACCTTTCCGAGTTTCCAGGCTTTGCGTCGCTTTTCGTATACGATAGCCAATTCATACCCGAGCCTCTCGATAATGCTCTCGGTCGCTTCAAGATCTGAAACGACCGTTTCGAACTCGATCTGGCGCTTGAGGTCGCCCGCCGCATTGACCTTTTCTTTATACGTCAAAGTGTTTCCTTCGTTGGTTTTCCGTATGCGAAGAAATGCATTTCTCTCTGCGAGATCGCCACCGCGATGCAGATAGTTCTCCTCGAAGCTCTCATAGGCGAAAACAGCCCCAAGCTCCGCAAGCCGTGCCGTAAGTTCGAAAAGCATCTTCTTGTCAATTCTGTATTTTTTTTCGATCTCGAGTGCCATGCGCGTAATTCTAAGTTTTTACATGGAGCGTCCGCAATATGTAAGCCGTCTTGACTAAATTGCCTGTAGAACGGATACTTGAAAAAAAGTTCAGGATTACCTGACTTCGAGAATACTTATGCCATATCCAGAAATGATGATCCACGGGATGCGGTCTGAGCTTGCTCAGCTCGGCATCGAAGAGACAAAGACGTCTGAGGCCGTGACCGACGCCGTAACCAATACCGACGGCACCGTTATGGTCGTCGTAAATTCCGTTTGCGGCTGTGCTGCCGGCGGCGTCAGGCCGGGCATCGCGATGGCCTTGCAGCATTCGGATGCAAAGCCGGATCGGTCGATCACCGTATTTGCCGGGGCTGACATCGACGCGACTGAGACGGCTCGCGAATATTTCACCGGCTACATGCCGTCATCGCCGTCGATAGCATTCCTTAAGGGCGGCCAGCTCGTCGGGATGTTCGAGCGTCGCGATCTCGAGGGGCGTCCGCCGCAGATGATCGCCGAATCGCTAATCGAGGCTTTCAACACGCACTGCAGCAAGGCCGAGGCCGTCAACAACTAACCTACTATTCGATTTTTACGGGGCGTGACAACTAGTTGTTGCGCCCTTTTGCCCTTAGCGGCTAGAATTGAATCAGCCCAAAAGCGTTCCGACCGGGCCGTCGCCACAATGTCGATAAATCAACGAAAACACATACGCTTTTCGCTGGATATACCGGCATTTATCTACTCAAAATTTGGCGAACGGCAGGAGACGTTGCTGCAGCAGATCTCGATCGGCGGGTGCTTTACGGGCTGGGAAGAGAATATCTACATCGGTGATGAATTCCGCATGGAAATTCAATTGCCGAATGGCAATTATCTGCCTCTCCACTGCAAGGCGCTCTATCGCTTTGAGCACACCGGCATCGGTATCAAGTTCCTCGACATCAGCGAGTTTGAACAGGAACTCATTTCAAAGATCATTGCCCACAAACTCGACGAAGAGGGCGTTCCGCTTCAGGTCGATCCGTTCGAACTGCCGCCGACCTTCGTCGCCGACGACCCGAGCCCGCGGATCAGTGACATTCGCCAGGTCCGCGACGCGATGCTCGCGAAGATCATGGCGGCGGATGACGGTGTCTAAGTCGAAGAATTAGCCACGAATGCACGAATGAAGATCTTATTCGTGCATTCGTGGCTAAAATAACTCGTCCAACGCCTGCTCTAAGTTCTTTACACCGACCACACGCATTCCTAGGAGCTTTTCGAGACCTTTCTTGTTGGACTCAGGCAGTATTAGCTTCTTAAAGCCCAAGGTTTGTGTCTCGCGAGCGCGGGCTTGGGCCTGTAGGACGCCGCGGACCTCGCCGGTCAGGCCGACCTCGCCGAAAACGGCGGTTTCGGGTGGTATTTGCAGATTTCGATAGCTCGAGGCGATGGCTGCGATGACACCGAGGTCGGCGGCCGGCTCGTCGATCTCCATGCCGCCGGCGATGTTGACGAAAACGTCGTCGCCGGCTAATTGAAAGCCCAAACGCTTTTCCAAAACCGCGATCAGCAGCGCCACGCGATTCTGGTCAAAGCCCTGTGTCATCCGCCGCCCTGACCCAAATTTTGTCCCGCTCACAAGCGCCTGCACCTCGACGAGCATCGGCCGCGTGCCCTCCATGCAGACGGTGACGACGGAGCCGGTAGCGTTCTCAGGCCGCTCCTGCAGGAACAACTCCGACGGATTGCCTACGGCGACCAGTCCGGCATTCGTCATCTCAAAAACGCCGATCTCATTGGCCGCGCCAAAGCGGTTCTTGGTCGCGCGGATGATGCGGTGATTGTGGTGCCGGTCGCCTTCGAAGTAGAGCACCGTATCGACAATGTGCTCAAGCGTTTTTGGCCCGGCGATCGAGCCTTCTTTTGTCACATGCCCGGTGAGAAAGACGGGCGTCGCCGTTCGCTTGGCAAACTGCATAAATTGCGCCGCGACCTCACGCACCTGCGAGACGCTGCGGGGGGCCGATTCGATCTGATCGCTGAACACGGTCTGTATCGAATCGACGATGACAAAGTCCGGCTTCATCCGATCTGTCTCAGCAAGGATGCCTTGTAGATTGGTTTCGGGGAGCAGGAAGAGATTCTCGGCCTCGACGCCGAGGCGTTCGCCGCGCATCTTGATCTGTCGTTCGGATTCCTCGCCGGACACATAGAGCACCTTTGTGCCGTTGCGGCCGAGCTTATCGGCCATTTGAATGACGATCGTGGATTTGCCGATGCCCGGAGCTCCGCCGATCAGTACGAGCGAGCCCGCAACAATGCCGCCGCCAAGCACCCGATCCATCTCGTCTATGCCCGATGTTGTGCGGCTGTCGTCCTGCGATTCGATAGCTCCGTAAGCCACCGGTGACGAACTCGGATAGACCGCTCGCCCGCCGCTCGAAGCTTGTGCCGACGCACGGAACCTTTCTTCAACCAGCGTGTTCCATTCACCGCAGTCGGGACACTGCCCCAGCCACTTACGCGACTGCGAACCGCAGCTCTGGCAGACATACACGCTCGCCGGTTGCTTTGCCATGCTGTGAGGATAGCACTGCTATGCGAATCGCCGAAAATGACCGATCTCCAAAGTCCGCCATGCTCGAAATGGGTCTTGCAATCGATCTCGACTGGGTATATAGTGTTGGCGCAGAAGACATGGGGTGTCTATTGTTTCGTTCCCACGGACCTTAGCGAGAGATCCTGCCGGACGAGTTTTCCCAAACCTCGAATGCTCAACATTCGAGCCACAAAAAAAGGAGTCTAAAACCATGAAAAAACATGCCCCCCCCCCCGATTCTCTGGATCGGTATTCTGATCTTAGCCCTTCTCACAATCGGGGTGTCCAGCACTAACGCCCAGATCGGCAATTTAGGCATCTACGGCAGAGTGCCAGACGCACACGCAGAAGACATTGCGTATGTATATTTGGTGAGCCACCCGGCATGGGATGGTTCTCCGGATCATTTTCGACCGGTCAACGGGCTGGGCAACTTCAATCTCTATTACACGCCAGACGGAACTGATTTTATCCCATCGAGCAGCTACCGAGTGTGGTATTTCGGAAAGGATAAGACGACAACGTACGGATATGACGATGTCGCATATACAGCAAACTCTGGCAACACCAACGGTTATCAGATTCGGGCATTCAACAATCCGCCGTCTTGGCCGGTAGGTGTGCATGGCGTCGTTTTAGCCAAAATACCCGGTCAGGGCGGGACGACAACGGCACATACGAATGCGACGATATCGCTTGCCGGGATTCCCGGATTCTACTTTTACAAAGCGAAAACAAATGGGAACGGTTACGCTTCAGTCTACTATAACAGCGTGAATTCAAGTGAGTTCCTGCCTTATTCGGAAGTTTATGATCTAAAGATCTCAGGCACTCTCACTTTTGGAGAACTCGAATGTGATTATCTGTTCTACGATGATGACGCTGTAATTTGGACTCCCCCTGAGGGCTATGTATACCAGTATGATCTTGGCACCATCACGCTCCAGTCGGAAGATCCCGGTTGTGCCCCATGAAGATGGATGTTGGTTCGTCACAGTGCTGGAAGGTGTTTGCACGGCTAGCGGCGAGATGTCGCTTTGGTAGCGTAGGTTTCGTTTGGCTCAGTATCGGCGTAATTGGGGCCATGGGGTTTGCCCCTGCTTTTGTTGGCAATCGAGTACTCCGGATCATACCGCCAATAAGTCAACGACTGTCGGGTACCGTATACAAATGGCAGTCGAACACCGTGGCTGACTGGCAACAGCCTTCAAGTTGGGTGCCGGCACGAACAAGTCCGGCGCCCACGGACATTCTTGTTTTTAGTGTTGGCGGGCCAACGACCGCGACGAACGTCCCCACGCAATTCATCGGTCAGTTACTCGTGTTAGAGAACACTACCCTAAATCTACGGTCTAAGGAGCCAGTAGACCTGACTATCCTCGGCGACGACGGAATTGATCTGGACGTCGAGTTCAATTCCACTATTAATTTCAGTGGGGAGAACGCGATAAGGGCGAATCTCGGCAGCGGTGCCGTTGCGGCCATCGACGGTTCCGTTCTGTTCTCGTCTACCGGAACCGCTGCTCACAAGCTGACGGCTGTGGATACAGAAGCTGTGGTTTTTGGCGATGGTTCGATATTCACTGCCGGACAGGGTTTTTCCGGCAATGCGTTCGGGACAACCCACTTGAAGTCCGTCGTTTTCGCTTCTGGTTCTACTTACATATGCTTTGCCGGCAGCGATCCCTTCGGAGCGGCTGAACCTGATTCCGTGGTCGTCTTTGAACGTGGAAGCCTCTTCAGTTTGCGGGGCGAGGCGGTAGGTGCCTCTTTTTTTTCGGGGCGGACATATGCGAATTTTGAACTCGATTATCCAGGTGGCGACCCATTTATCGAAGGGTCCAGTCCTTTGACTATTGATGATCTGACTCTAACCGCCGGTCAGTTACACCTCTGGGTGACAGGCACCGGCCATTCAATACGCGGGGATATCCTGGTCCAGCCCGGCGCTCGCCTGGATATGCAGTCCACTTTTCTTGGACACACTATTAACGTGAACGGCAGCGCTCCACAAACCATTACTATTTTGGGGGGCGTCTCTAGGAACCCAGGCAACACCGTCGCCTTTGACAACCCGTCCGGTGTTTCCGTTACGACCTTCTTTGGTGCCGGGAATCTCGAATTTGTTAGCGGTGTTGTTACCGTTACTAATCCGACTGGTTTTCTTAGGGTCAGCGGAACCGTATCCCGAGACAATGGCTACATTGACGGGTTGCTATCGCGCGAAGTTGGAACACCCGGAACCTATAGATTCGATGTCGGAACGAAGAACGGGTATTCACCTCTAACGGTGGAGGTAACGGCTGCTGGAGACCCCTCTGCGGGGTTAAATGTAAAGGCGGTCGGGCAGGCTCATCCGAACTTGTTGGATCCGTCACGAGCACTCACTAGGTACTGGCAGGTGACTGGTTTTCCAAATATTCAAGCGAATCTCATGTTTACGTATCTTGACCCGTTGGATATTCCGGCAACAGCTAATGAATCTGCATTTGCAATCCAAAAGTATAATACCGGGTTTACCCAGCCGACAGGTGTTATCGATACCAATGCGAACACATTCTATATAAACAACGTAGTCCTGCCCCAGCTAGAGACTACTGACTGGACGCTTGCCGAGCCGGGGGCCGTTGGCGGGGCCACACCGACACCGACACCGACACCCACGCCGACGCCGATACCGGAATTTGATCTGACCATAGCTCAGGCAGATGCACCCGATCCGGTGGTCGTCGGTGGCGAGCTCACCTATACGCTTACGCCCAGCATTCTCCCGACCGCTCTTGGCGGGACGGCAAGCCCGGTTGTTCGCTTCAACTTCCCAGTCGGAGTGCCGGTAGCATTTGTTAGTGCCAACGGGACGAATGGCTACTCATGGGCCGTCGACTCGACAGGTATCAGCTTCTCAGGCGGGGTGATCTCGACCAGCGGAACGAATCCCGGAACTGCGACGTTGAGCATCGTGCTTAGGCCCCTGTCTCCCGGTGTCGTGACCAGCTACGGAGGTAATGTCGTCATCGATCCGGGCAACCTCATTTTTGAGAGCAATGAATCGAATAACACAGCCCAGACGGTCCAAACGTTCGTGCGCTCTGCCTTGTTCGACTACGACGGCGACGGCAAGACGGATTATTCGGTCTTTAGGCCGGCCGATGGTGCGTGGTATCTGCAAAGGAGCACGGCCGGGTTTCAGGGGCTGCAGTTCGGGGCAGATGGCGATAAGCTGACGCCGGCGGATTACGATGGTGACGGTAAGACGGATATTGCGATATATCGGCCTTCGACGGGATTGTGGTATATCCTGAACAGCTCGAATGGGACCGTTTCGTATCCGGTGTTTGGCGTGGCCGAGGATTTGCCGGCTCCGGGGGACTATGATGGGGACGGGAAGGCAGATCTGACGGTGTTCAGGCCAAGTCAGGGGACTTGGTATCGGACGAATTCGTCTAATGGGACGACCTTCGGGATGCAGTTCGGGGCCAATGGCGATGTGCCGACGGTCGGCGACTTTGATGGGGACGGAAAGAACGACCTTGGCATCTTCCGCCCGTCCGTCGGCGACTGGTACAACATCCGCAGCTCGAACGGTTCTGTGTTTGGCGAGAGATTTGGCCAGACCGGTGATCGTATCGCACCGGCTGACTATGACGGCGACGGGAAAACCGACATCGCCATCTACCGCCCATCAACGGGCCTTTGGGTGGTGAGGAATTCGGCGACGGCGACGTATTCGTACGAGGTCTTCGGGGCCCCGGCGGACATTCCGATCGCCGCCGATTACGATGGCGACGGCAAAGCCGACATCGGCGTGTGGCGGCCGTCGGATGGGACTTGGTACATCAAACGTTCGTCAAATTCGCAATTCATCGTCTTCCCGTGGGGCCAGAATGGCGACAAGCCGACACCGTCTGCCTACGGCAATTGATTGCCGGAACGCGGGCACCTTGCCCGCCAGTAGCGAACGTCATTTTGGCCGCGGATAACGCGGATCGGGCGGATAAGGACGGATAAGATAATGGGTCTTCATATCCGGTTTTTTCCGCTTGATCCGTTTATCCGCGTTCTATTTGGGAACGTCACGCGCGGGCAGGGTGCCCGCGTTCCGACACGGCGGGTGCGCCTCGCTGACGGTCGGGATGCGGACACGGGCCCGTGTGGGCCGGTCCACGTGTGATGCCGGTCACAAACTCCTGCAATTTTCTGAAATCCACAGTCAATTGAATCTATTTCTCACTTGCCGGTCGCGGTTTCTGGCTGCGGACGGCACTGAGGTTTTGAGATAGGTGTTACCGCCGGCCATAAGGCCGGGGCCGCACGTTCAAGGCCGGCAGCAGACGTCAATTGCCCGACGCTGACGCCGATAGTGTCTTGACGATCAGCGGAACAGGATCGAGAGTTATGCTAAACCGAGAGTGCCAAGGGCTTTTTGCCCGTTTCTTTTCGCTTCCCCTGATCATCATTCTGGGCCTGCTAATAGCCGCGTGCGGGCATTCGACGGCGGCGTTTCTTGCCAAAGGCGAAGAATATCTCGCAAAACGAAAATTCCACGACGCGCTGATGCAGTTTCGCTCGGCAACGGAATCCGATCCGTTCTCGGCGGATGCTCATTGGGGCCTTGCACGGACATACGAGAACCTCGGGCAGTTTAACGAGGTAATGGATGAGCTGCGCAAGGCGGTCGAATTGGACGAAAACAACCTCGAGGCTAAGGCAAAGCTCGGCAGCTATTTTCTACTGGTGCAGCCGCCGCTGGTGG is a genomic window of Chloracidobacterium sp. containing:
- a CDS encoding NAD(P)H-hydrate dehydratase, whose product is MQKVLTAAQMREVDRLTTERYGIPSILLMENAAHAVARVITEKLGGSVKGKSILILCGKGNNGGDGAAVGWKLAIADAAVEILLFGKAADTKGDARINFDAAERSVDFLREINSQEEFDAWLAKSFQDWDVVVDAVFGTGLNRPLDSWLGNVIREINFHNEANRPAGRLAISVDIPSGLNSDLSEPIGEAFQADITVAFSAPKPANVLAPASSYGGELIVAEIGSPSEFVEQFESQMYLADCDDAYNWLFETPFLHDSYKNKRGHALIAAGSEDYSGAAVLAGNAAMRSGVGLVTLACPAGAKAEIASRLLPEVILSTIESEEFGGHLEKADAIAVGCGLDANDEEIEKIVRKIVATRTKPVIVDAGALSVLAPNSDNANWPPAYAGGSDLILTPHEGEFLRLLGTDDTDAVKDRVAAVRDFATKNDVILVLKGERVLIGHPDGRVVVNPTGNSGLGKAGNGDTLTGILAGFVAQAGTMGIDIFETVVAAVYVAGMAGDAAEKKYGKRVMTASDVRECLAEVFDELSSR
- the tsaE gene encoding tRNA (adenosine(37)-N6)-threonylcarbamoyltransferase complex ATPase subunit type 1 TsaE — translated: MTGEYPSTSPDETFGLGEKLGNSLTSGDIVLLYGGLGTGKTLLTKGILHGLDDDVDEVTSPSFALVNLYRTPRFDVFHIDLWRLDASDDPASDVGLEEILANDDAVTIIEWADRLKAVPEGHRIITIEITGDGDSLREIVIRQ
- the ppk1 gene encoding polyphosphate kinase 1 → MDAEAKGLTAVASVDAIHLARDERLFNRELSWLEFNRRVLGEALDETLPVLERVKFLSIFSTNLDEFFMIRVSGLMQQQAEGVSRLSPDGLTSAEQLSAIRERLQPMLRLQAKYLRKKVFADLKKAGIKIERYESLTLSEKRQLDEYFRANIFPLLTPQAIDRNQPFPYVSNLNLNLGLYISADPLTETEVIHTNGGRRLVRIKVPPAVPRLIPVGSGMRRFVLAEDVVSANVGELFPGMKAGEVFLFRVTRDAEIELRQDEAGDLLSTLERELRRRDDRFPVRLEVAGAMPDKMVKQLAKGIGVSRNDVERVEGFFNISDLMQLYDLDRSDLKDLPFRTVFPQMMQQPESIFAILKRGDILLHHPYTSFEAVTDLLAEAAEDPEVQAIKICLYRTGKDSQVVDSLIEASRRGKQVTALVELMARFDEENNIEWARRLENAGVQVVYGIKGIKTHGKVLLVVRREHDGLRSYVHISTGNYNRITAATYTDVGLLTADREITGDATELFNFLTGYSRPVEWKRLIISPVDLREWLISLIRREAQNKQDGRPARIIIKANSLTDVEVIEELYSASQAGVDIDLVIRGICCLRPGVKGMSENIRVRSIVGRFLEHSRIYSFASGGEDKVYIGSSDIMQRNFDRRVEVLVPVLNAAARRYLTDTVLDAYLRDQANAWALMPDGSYERVAANGCGFDSQAFFIGRDTLD
- a CDS encoding class IV adenylate cyclase — encoded protein: MLFELTARLAELGAVFAYESFEENYLHRGGDLAERNAFLRIRKTNEGNTLTYKEKVNAAGDLKRQIEFETVVSDLEATESIIERLGYELAIVYEKRRKAWKLGKVEVVLDELPFGFYMEIEGPTREIRRAERLLGADELESEARGYPRLTLRFGRTTRSGVIESRFSRKKKRRN
- a CDS encoding BrxA/BrxB family bacilliredoxin, whose translation is MPYPEMMIHGMRSELAQLGIEETKTSEAVTDAVTNTDGTVMVVVNSVCGCAAGGVRPGIAMALQHSDAKPDRSITVFAGADIDATETAREYFTGYMPSSPSIAFLKGGQLVGMFERRDLEGRPPQMIAESLIEAFNTHCSKAEAVNN
- a CDS encoding PilZ domain-containing protein; translated protein: MSINQRKHIRFSLDIPAFIYSKFGERQETLLQQISIGGCFTGWEENIYIGDEFRMEIQLPNGNYLPLHCKALYRFEHTGIGIKFLDISEFEQELISKIIAHKLDEEGVPLQVDPFELPPTFVADDPSPRISDIRQVRDAMLAKIMAADDGV
- the radA gene encoding DNA repair protein RadA, which translates into the protein MAKQPASVYVCQSCGSQSRKWLGQCPDCGEWNTLVEERFRASAQASSGGRAVYPSSSPVAYGAIESQDDSRTTSGIDEMDRVLGGGIVAGSLVLIGGAPGIGKSTIVIQMADKLGRNGTKVLYVSGEESERQIKMRGERLGVEAENLFLLPETNLQGILAETDRMKPDFVIVDSIQTVFSDQIESAPRSVSQVREVAAQFMQFAKRTATPVFLTGHVTKEGSIAGPKTLEHIVDTVLYFEGDRHHNHRIIRATKNRFGAANEIGVFEMTNAGLVAVGNPSELFLQERPENATGSVVTVCMEGTRPMLVEVQALVSGTKFGSGRRMTQGFDQNRVALLIAVLEKRLGFQLAGDDVFVNIAGGMEIDEPAADLGVIAAIASSYRNLQIPPETAVFGEVGLTGEVRGVLQAQARARETQTLGFKKLILPESNKKGLEKLLGMRVVGVKNLEQALDELF
- a CDS encoding VCBS repeat-containing protein encodes the protein MADWQQPSSWVPARTSPAPTDILVFSVGGPTTATNVPTQFIGQLLVLENTTLNLRSKEPVDLTILGDDGIDLDVEFNSTINFSGENAIRANLGSGAVAAIDGSVLFSSTGTAAHKLTAVDTEAVVFGDGSIFTAGQGFSGNAFGTTHLKSVVFASGSTYICFAGSDPFGAAEPDSVVVFERGSLFSLRGEAVGASFFSGRTYANFELDYPGGDPFIEGSSPLTIDDLTLTAGQLHLWVTGTGHSIRGDILVQPGARLDMQSTFLGHTINVNGSAPQTITILGGVSRNPGNTVAFDNPSGVSVTTFFGAGNLEFVSGVVTVTNPTGFLRVSGTVSRDNGYIDGLLSREVGTPGTYRFDVGTKNGYSPLTVEVTAAGDPSAGLNVKAVGQAHPNLLDPSRALTRYWQVTGFPNIQANLMFTYLDPLDIPATANESAFAIQKYNTGFTQPTGVIDTNANTFYINNVVLPQLETTDWTLAEPGAVGGATPTPTPTPTPTPIPEFDLTIAQADAPDPVVVGGELTYTLTPSILPTALGGTASPVVRFNFPVGVPVAFVSANGTNGYSWAVDSTGISFSGGVISTSGTNPGTATLSIVLRPLSPGVVTSYGGNVVIDPGNLIFESNESNNTAQTVQTFVRSALFDYDGDGKTDYSVFRPADGAWYLQRSTAGFQGLQFGADGDKLTPADYDGDGKTDIAIYRPSTGLWYILNSSNGTVSYPVFGVAEDLPAPGDYDGDGKADLTVFRPSQGTWYRTNSSNGTTFGMQFGANGDVPTVGDFDGDGKNDLGIFRPSVGDWYNIRSSNGSVFGERFGQTGDRIAPADYDGDGKTDIAIYRPSTGLWVVRNSATATYSYEVFGAPADIPIAADYDGDGKADIGVWRPSDGTWYIKRSSNSQFIVFPWGQNGDKPTPSAYGN